A genomic stretch from Halobellus sp. LT62 includes:
- a CDS encoding dipeptide epimerase, with product MLSTEFERVSLPLADAFTISRGTQEVAENVVVRISDDEGRTGVGSAAPAGHYGETPETVEAVLPELLTVVESIGDPHAIERIERGLRGVVEDNPAARAAVDVALHDLAAKRLDVPLYRQWGLDPERVPKTSFTIGLDTTERMREKTHGAVEAGYDVLKVKLGTDRDAEVVAAVREEAPEARIRVDANEAWTPREAVRMTERLDAHDVEFVEQPVPASDPEGLKFVYERSSLPIAADESCVTLPDVPAVADRTDIVNLKLMKTGGLTEARRMIHTARAHGLDVMLGCMIESNASIAAACHLAPLLDYADLDGALLLDDDEYAGVPIERSEIRLADCDRPGTGARRA from the coding sequence ATGCTCTCGACGGAGTTCGAGCGCGTCTCGCTCCCGCTCGCGGACGCGTTCACGATCTCTCGCGGGACCCAAGAGGTCGCCGAGAACGTCGTCGTTCGGATCTCCGACGACGAGGGACGGACGGGCGTCGGGAGCGCGGCCCCGGCCGGCCACTACGGCGAGACACCCGAGACGGTCGAGGCCGTCCTGCCGGAGCTTCTCACTGTCGTCGAATCGATCGGCGACCCCCACGCGATCGAGCGGATCGAGCGCGGACTCCGCGGCGTCGTCGAGGACAACCCCGCCGCGCGGGCCGCCGTCGACGTCGCGCTGCACGACTTGGCCGCGAAGCGTCTGGACGTCCCCCTCTACCGCCAGTGGGGACTCGACCCCGAACGGGTCCCGAAGACGTCGTTCACGATCGGACTCGACACCACCGAGCGAATGCGCGAGAAGACCCACGGCGCGGTCGAGGCCGGCTACGACGTCCTGAAGGTGAAGCTCGGGACCGATCGCGACGCGGAGGTCGTCGCCGCCGTCCGCGAGGAGGCCCCCGAAGCCAGAATCCGCGTCGACGCCAACGAGGCGTGGACGCCCCGGGAGGCGGTCCGGATGACCGAGCGACTCGACGCCCACGACGTCGAGTTCGTCGAACAGCCCGTTCCGGCGAGCGATCCCGAGGGGCTCAAATTCGTCTACGAGCGTTCGTCGCTGCCGATCGCCGCGGACGAGTCCTGCGTGACGCTTCCCGACGTCCCGGCGGTCGCCGACCGGACGGACATCGTGAACCTGAAGCTGATGAAGACCGGCGGGCTCACCGAGGCTCGCCGGATGATTCACACCGCGCGGGCGCACGGCCTCGACGTGATGCTCGGCTGTATGATCGAGTCGAACGCGTCGATCGCGGCCGCCTGCCACCTCGCGCCGCTCCTCGATTACGCCGACCTCGACGGCGCGCTACTGCTCGACGATGACGAGTACGCGGGGGTTCCGATCGAGAGAAGCGAGATCCGACTCGCCGACTGCGACCGCCCGGGAACGGGCGCGCGGCGAGCGTAA
- a CDS encoding DUF7126 family protein, whose product MILLAGADDDGLGDALEALGADVVRVEGTATKQSLVDAGIDDARALVLTEMDDASAIPVAKELRPELRVLTYSRDSLPEFARGQTDLAVDPALLAPDVVAEELLDSLAE is encoded by the coding sequence ATGATTCTGCTCGCAGGGGCCGACGACGACGGGCTGGGCGACGCGCTCGAAGCGCTCGGCGCGGACGTCGTCCGCGTCGAGGGAACCGCCACGAAGCAGTCGCTCGTCGACGCCGGAATCGACGACGCGAGGGCGCTCGTGCTCACCGAGATGGACGACGCGTCGGCGATCCCCGTCGCCAAGGAGTTGCGCCCGGAACTCCGGGTCCTCACCTACAGCCGCGACTCGCTGCCCGAGTTCGCGCGCGGACAGACCGATTTGGCGGTCGACCCCGCGCTCCTCGCCCCCGACGTCGTCGCCGAAGAACTGCTCGACAGTCTGGCCGAGTAG
- the guaA gene encoding glutamine-hydrolyzing GMP synthase, which produces MVNVNSFIDDAVAEIDEQVGDANAVIALSGGVDSSVAAALAYRAIGDRLTPVYVDTGLMRKGETEQIRETFDYMESLRVVEAQDRFLDALSGIVDPEEKRHAIGEQFIREFEREAIEADADYLVQGTIYPDRIESEGNIKSHHNVGGLPEVVDFEGLVEPVRELYKDEVREVARELGLEEIISERMPFPGPGLAIRVVGEATREKVEVAREACHIVEEETAEHDPWQAFAAVVGKATGVKGDNRVHGWIVSVRSVESRDGMTARAQELPWKTLQRIQSRITGENENVARVVYDVTHKPPATIEYE; this is translated from the coding sequence ATGGTGAACGTCAACTCCTTCATCGACGACGCGGTGGCAGAGATCGACGAACAGGTCGGCGACGCGAACGCGGTCATCGCCCTCTCCGGTGGCGTCGACTCGTCGGTCGCCGCAGCCCTCGCGTACCGCGCGATCGGCGACCGACTCACGCCCGTCTACGTCGATACCGGCTTGATGCGAAAGGGCGAGACCGAGCAGATCCGCGAGACGTTCGACTATATGGAGTCGCTGCGAGTCGTCGAGGCGCAGGACCGCTTCCTCGACGCGCTCTCGGGCATCGTCGACCCCGAGGAGAAGCGCCACGCGATCGGCGAGCAGTTCATCCGCGAGTTCGAGCGCGAGGCGATCGAGGCCGACGCAGACTACCTCGTACAGGGGACGATCTACCCCGACCGCATCGAGTCGGAGGGAAACATCAAGTCCCACCACAACGTCGGCGGGCTGCCGGAGGTCGTCGACTTCGAGGGGCTCGTCGAGCCCGTCCGCGAACTGTACAAAGACGAGGTCCGCGAGGTCGCTCGCGAACTCGGTCTCGAAGAGATCATCTCCGAGCGGATGCCGTTCCCCGGCCCGGGGCTCGCCATCCGCGTCGTCGGCGAGGCGACGAGAGAGAAGGTCGAGGTCGCCCGCGAAGCGTGTCACATCGTCGAGGAGGAGACCGCCGAACACGACCCGTGGCAGGCGTTCGCCGCCGTCGTCGGCAAGGCAACGGGGGTGAAAGGCGACAACCGCGTCCACGGCTGGATCGTCTCGGTCCGCTCGGTGGAGTCCCGCGACGGGATGACCGCCCGCGCCCAAGAGCTCCCGTGGAAGACGCTCCAACGCATCCAATCGAGGATCACCGGCGAGAACGAGAACGTCGCCCGCGTCGTCTACGACGTGACGCACAAACCGCCCGCGACCATCGAGTACGAATGA
- a CDS encoding CTP synthase, translating to MPKEPDTGYDPTLGRKFIFVTGGVMSGLGKGITAASTGRLLSNAGFDVTAVKIDPYLNVDAGTMNPYQHGEVYVLKDGGEVDLDLGNYERFLGVDMTSDHNVTTGKTYQHVIEKERAGDYLGKTVQIIPHITDDIKRRIREAAEGTDVCIVEVGGTVGDIEGMPYLEALRQFAHEEDDDDILFTHVTLVPYSKNGEQKTKPTQHSVKELRSIGLQPDVLVGRCENELDPETKEKIALFCDVPTEAVFSNSDVEDVYHVPLMVEEEGLDEYVMERLDLRPEALPKPERDNRWRELVTRERTEEVDIALVGKYDLEDAYMSVHEALKHAGIERRTEVNVLWVDSDEMLDRHEHRLKEADGVVVPGGFGSRGTAGKIKAIQYCRENDVPFLGLCLGFQMAVVEHARNVLGLESAHSAELEPETPHPVIDILPEQYEIDDMGGTMRLGAHDTEIEAGSLAEAVYGDTVCTERHRHRYEVNPEYIERLEDGPLSFSGRANNRMEILERTDHPYFFGTQFHPEFRSRPDRASPPFVGLLDAITGDLDARKLSGETEVQA from the coding sequence ATGCCGAAGGAACCCGATACTGGGTACGACCCGACACTGGGTCGGAAGTTCATTTTCGTGACCGGCGGGGTGATGTCCGGACTGGGCAAAGGAATCACCGCGGCGAGCACCGGTCGCCTCCTGTCGAACGCCGGCTTCGACGTGACCGCGGTCAAGATCGATCCGTACCTCAACGTCGACGCTGGGACGATGAACCCGTACCAGCACGGCGAGGTGTATGTACTGAAAGACGGCGGCGAGGTCGACCTCGACTTGGGGAACTACGAGCGCTTCCTCGGGGTCGACATGACTTCCGATCACAACGTCACCACCGGGAAGACCTACCAGCACGTCATCGAGAAGGAGCGCGCGGGCGACTACCTCGGAAAGACCGTCCAGATCATTCCGCACATCACGGACGACATCAAGCGCCGAATCAGGGAGGCCGCCGAGGGAACGGACGTCTGTATCGTCGAGGTCGGCGGCACCGTCGGCGACATCGAGGGGATGCCCTACCTCGAGGCGCTCCGGCAGTTCGCCCACGAGGAGGACGACGACGACATCCTCTTTACGCACGTAACGCTCGTCCCGTACTCGAAGAACGGCGAACAGAAGACGAAGCCGACGCAGCACTCGGTGAAGGAACTCCGCTCGATCGGCCTGCAACCTGACGTCCTCGTCGGGCGCTGCGAGAACGAACTCGACCCGGAGACGAAGGAGAAGATCGCGCTCTTCTGCGACGTGCCGACGGAGGCGGTGTTCTCGAACTCCGACGTCGAAGACGTCTATCACGTCCCGCTGATGGTCGAAGAGGAGGGACTCGACGAGTACGTGATGGAGCGACTGGACCTCCGACCGGAGGCGCTGCCGAAACCCGAGCGCGACAACCGCTGGCGCGAGCTCGTGACCCGCGAGCGGACCGAGGAGGTCGACATCGCCTTAGTCGGGAAATACGACCTCGAAGACGCGTACATGTCCGTCCACGAGGCGCTGAAGCACGCCGGGATCGAACGCCGGACGGAGGTGAACGTCCTGTGGGTCGACTCCGACGAGATGCTCGACCGCCACGAGCATCGATTAAAGGAGGCCGACGGCGTCGTCGTCCCAGGCGGGTTCGGCTCCCGCGGGACCGCCGGGAAGATCAAGGCGATCCAGTACTGTCGCGAGAACGACGTGCCCTTCCTCGGGCTCTGTCTCGGCTTCCAGATGGCGGTCGTCGAACACGCGCGGAACGTCCTCGGACTAGAGAGCGCACACTCCGCGGAACTGGAACCGGAGACGCCGCATCCGGTCATCGACATCCTCCCCGAGCAGTACGAAATCGACGATATGGGCGGGACGATGCGTCTCGGCGCACACGACACCGAGATCGAGGCGGGCTCGCTGGCCGAGGCCGTCTACGGCGACACGGTCTGTACCGAGCGGCATCGGCACCGCTACGAGGTAAATCCCGAGTACATCGAGCGACTGGAGGACGGCCCGCTCTCGTTCTCTGGACGCGCGAACAACCGGATGGAGATCCTCGAACGGACGGACCATCCGTACTTCTTCGGCACGCAGTTCCACCCCGAGTTCCGATCGCGACCCGACCGGGCCAGTCCGCCCTTCGTCGGCCTGCTCGACGCGATTACTGGGGACTTGGACGCCCGTAAACTCTCCGGGGAAACCGAGGTGCAAGCCTGA
- a CDS encoding aldo/keto reductase, with the protein MALPPLGFGTYKLTDPEAAPTAVSTAVDLGYDHVDTAQSYGNEELVAEGLARADRDADDVFVSTKLDTANLAYDDVLSTARESADRLGVDSIDLLYVHWPIDTYDPEETLPALDELVDDGVVDNVGLSNFRPDQLEDAIERLDAPLAAHQVEMHPLLPQRELHELAVESGHRLVAYCPIARNRVAEVDAIVDVAEKHDATPAQVSLAWLMAKENVTAIPKSGTPAHIRENYGALDVDLDAEDVAAVDAVEERHRIVDFEAAPWNQR; encoded by the coding sequence ATGGCACTCCCACCGCTCGGTTTCGGCACGTACAAACTGACCGACCCGGAAGCGGCCCCGACCGCCGTCTCGACGGCCGTCGACCTCGGTTACGACCACGTCGACACCGCCCAGAGCTACGGTAACGAGGAACTCGTCGCCGAGGGGCTCGCACGCGCCGATCGCGACGCCGACGACGTGTTCGTCTCGACCAAACTCGACACCGCGAACCTCGCGTACGACGACGTGCTCTCGACCGCGCGTGAGAGCGCCGACCGGCTCGGTGTCGACTCGATCGACCTGCTGTACGTCCACTGGCCGATCGACACCTACGACCCCGAGGAAACCCTGCCCGCCCTCGACGAACTCGTCGACGACGGCGTCGTCGACAACGTGGGACTGAGCAACTTCCGCCCCGACCAACTCGAAGACGCCATCGAGCGACTCGACGCGCCACTCGCGGCCCATCAGGTCGAGATGCATCCGCTGCTTCCGCAGCGGGAGCTCCACGAGCTGGCCGTCGAGTCTGGCCACCGACTGGTCGCGTACTGTCCGATCGCGCGCAACCGGGTCGCGGAGGTCGATGCGATCGTCGACGTCGCAGAGAAACACGACGCGACGCCCGCGCAGGTGTCGCTCGCGTGGCTGATGGCAAAGGAGAACGTCACGGCGATTCCGAAGTCGGGGACGCCGGCGCACATCCGGGAGAACTACGGCGCGCTCGACGTCGACCTCGACGCCGAGGACGTCGCCGCCGTCGACGCGGTCGAAGAACGTCACCGCATCGTCGACTTCGAGGCCGCGCCCTGGAATCAGCGCTAG
- the ppc gene encoding phosphoenolpyruvate carboxylase — protein sequence MGLHSRDVKQDVRELGALLGDVLAEQTSDRSFETVEDIRTAAIDYRKGERESRAELDRLLDGLDPDDESVVARAFTTYFELINLAEERERARVVRESSQAGELEDGLVATVETLVDADTDAETVQRVLDDVLIEPTFTAHPTEARRKTVKAKLRSIASRLEELDERRVTDREHDQLWRKVDSEVTSLWQTSQVRERRPEPQDEARNVQWYLESILFDVVGEVYAEFEDLLAEEYPDVDVPKLFEFRSWAGSDRDGNPFVTTDVTTDTLERQRAVVLEKYSQALKRLSGVLSQDGRRVDVGADLERSLQADRARLPGVADEAEERYPGEPYRQKLKLMRERLRRIEDVRPDGYGEPEDLLSDLDVIDGSLRSIGAGVVADEYVEPLMRQVDTFGFTLASLDLRDHQKNHTEAVHEALTQEGIDYRSRDESERIDVLTEAILQEQPVIDLEDPGDISETAERVLERFEMLGEWQREFGVSAIDTYCISMTEEPSHVLEVLFLADQAGVVSLPDHCGLDVVPLLETESALNGARRIMGTLFENEAYAQALAARDDVQEIMLGYSDSNKENGFLAANWDLYKNQRRLATICDDFDVQMRLFHGRGGSISRGGGPMNEAMLALPNETVTGQIKFTEQGEAIAEKYANPQIAERNVEQMLNAQVRSRHQAIREPEEDVREEWLDAMDEMAATARAQYRDLLESDGFVTYFGQATPIGVIENLNLGSRPASRSGERTVEDLRAIPWVFSWTQSRCIITGWYALGTGIRTYLDDGGDLEMLQEMYDSWPFFRTTLDNASLALARTDLDIAKYYADLADPELREEFFPHLSAEYERARDAVLEVTGHDSLLRREWLDESLRRRNPYVDPLNLLQTHLLEQEYRTDDEEQTLRLTVKGIAAGMKNTG from the coding sequence ATGGGATTACACAGCAGGGACGTCAAACAGGACGTCCGTGAACTCGGGGCACTGCTGGGCGACGTGTTGGCCGAGCAGACCTCCGACCGGTCCTTCGAGACGGTCGAAGACATTCGGACCGCGGCGATCGACTACCGGAAGGGCGAACGAGAGTCGAGAGCCGAACTGGACCGGTTGCTCGACGGGCTCGACCCCGACGACGAGAGCGTCGTCGCCCGCGCGTTCACGACCTATTTTGAACTGATCAACCTCGCCGAGGAGCGCGAGCGCGCACGCGTCGTCCGCGAGTCATCGCAGGCGGGCGAACTCGAAGATGGGCTCGTCGCGACCGTCGAGACGCTCGTCGACGCCGACACCGACGCCGAAACCGTCCAGCGGGTGCTCGACGACGTCCTCATCGAACCGACGTTCACCGCTCACCCGACGGAGGCGCGTCGAAAGACCGTGAAGGCGAAGCTCCGATCGATCGCGAGCCGACTGGAAGAACTCGACGAGCGCCGCGTCACCGATCGAGAGCACGATCAACTGTGGCGAAAGGTCGACTCCGAGGTCACGAGCCTCTGGCAGACCTCACAGGTGCGCGAGCGCCGTCCCGAACCGCAGGACGAGGCCCGAAACGTCCAGTGGTACCTCGAATCGATCCTCTTCGACGTCGTCGGCGAGGTGTACGCCGAGTTCGAGGATCTCCTCGCCGAGGAGTACCCCGACGTCGACGTCCCAAAGCTCTTCGAGTTCCGCTCGTGGGCGGGGTCGGACCGCGACGGCAACCCCTTCGTCACGACCGACGTGACGACCGACACGCTCGAACGGCAGCGGGCGGTCGTCCTCGAAAAGTACAGCCAAGCGCTCAAGCGACTCTCGGGCGTCCTGAGTCAGGACGGCAGACGCGTCGACGTCGGTGCCGACCTCGAACGGTCGCTGCAGGCGGACCGCGCGCGGCTGCCGGGCGTCGCGGACGAGGCCGAGGAACGCTACCCCGGCGAGCCGTATCGACAGAAGTTGAAACTGATGCGCGAGCGGCTCCGGCGCATCGAGGACGTCCGCCCCGACGGGTACGGCGAACCCGAGGACCTGCTCTCCGACCTCGACGTGATCGACGGGAGCCTCCGCTCGATCGGCGCGGGCGTCGTCGCCGACGAGTACGTCGAGCCGCTGATGCGCCAAGTCGACACGTTCGGGTTCACGCTGGCGAGTCTCGACCTCCGAGACCACCAGAAGAACCACACCGAAGCGGTCCACGAGGCGCTCACGCAGGAGGGCATCGACTACCGGAGCCGCGACGAATCGGAGCGAATCGACGTGCTGACCGAGGCGATCCTTCAGGAGCAGCCGGTGATCGATCTCGAGGACCCCGGCGACATCTCCGAGACGGCCGAACGCGTCCTCGAACGCTTCGAGATGCTCGGGGAGTGGCAGCGCGAGTTCGGTGTCAGCGCCATCGACACCTACTGCATCTCGATGACCGAGGAGCCGAGCCACGTGCTGGAAGTGCTCTTTCTCGCCGATCAGGCGGGCGTCGTCTCACTGCCGGACCACTGCGGCCTCGACGTCGTCCCCCTCTTGGAGACCGAGTCCGCGCTCAACGGCGCGCGTCGGATCATGGGGACGCTGTTCGAGAACGAGGCGTACGCGCAGGCGTTGGCCGCGCGCGACGACGTCCAAGAGATTATGCTCGGGTATTCGGACTCGAACAAGGAGAACGGCTTTTTAGCTGCGAACTGGGACCTCTACAAGAACCAGCGCCGCCTCGCGACGATCTGTGACGACTTCGACGTGCAGATGCGACTGTTCCACGGCCGCGGCGGATCGATCTCCCGCGGCGGCGGTCCGATGAACGAGGCGATGCTCGCGCTGCCGAACGAGACGGTCACGGGCCAGATCAAGTTCACCGAGCAGGGCGAGGCCATCGCGGAGAAGTACGCGAACCCCCAGATCGCCGAGCGCAACGTCGAACAGATGCTGAACGCGCAGGTCCGCTCGCGCCATCAGGCCATTCGAGAGCCCGAGGAGGACGTCCGCGAGGAGTGGCTCGACGCGATGGACGAGATGGCGGCGACCGCGCGGGCGCAGTACCGCGATCTGCTGGAATCAGACGGGTTCGTGACGTACTTCGGGCAGGCGACGCCGATCGGCGTCATCGAGAACCTGAACCTCGGTTCCCGTCCGGCGTCGCGCTCAGGCGAACGCACCGTCGAGGACCTCCGGGCGATCCCGTGGGTGTTCTCGTGGACCCAGTCGCGCTGCATCATCACCGGCTGGTACGCTCTCGGGACCGGTATCCGAACGTATCTCGACGACGGCGGCGACCTCGAGATGCTGCAGGAGATGTACGATTCGTGGCCGTTCTTCCGGACGACGCTCGACAACGCCTCGCTCGCGCTCGCGCGCACTGATCTCGATATCGCGAAGTACTACGCTGACCTCGCCGACCCGGAACTCCGCGAGGAGTTCTTCCCGCACCTCTCGGCGGAGTACGAGCGCGCCCGCGACGCCGTCCTCGAGGTCACCGGTCACGACTCGCTGCTCAGGCGCGAGTGGCTCGACGAGAGCCTCCGCCGCCGCAACCCCTACGTCGATCCGCTGAACCTCCTGCAGACGCACCTGCTCGAACAGGAGTACCGCACCGACGACGAGGAGCAGACGCTGCGGCTGACGGTCAAGGGGATCGCCGCCGGGATGAAGAACACGGGATAG